CCGAAGGAGAGCCGAAGAGGTGAACGCCGGGGGACAAGTTGGTGCTTGCGACCCGCCGTTTACCATGGAGGAGCTCATGAGGGCGATCGAGTCCTTTAGTCCGAAGAAGGCCCCGGGAGAAGACGGTTTCACAGCGGACATCTGTCTTCGCGTTGTGAAGGCCCACCCAGAAACAATGCTGCAGTTTTTCAATAAATGCCTCGAGTGTGAGTATTTCCCAGCAGCTTGGAAGAGAGCTGTTGTCATAATTCTGCGGAAGCCTGGCAAGAGCGACTACACCATTCCCAAATCCCATAGACCGATCGGCCTCCTGTCAATTATGGGCAAAACTTACGAGAAGCTGTTGGTGACCCGACTCAAGTATCACATATTGCCAAGGATGAGCCCCCGCCAGTACGGGTTCATGCCGCAGCGCAGCACCGAAGACTCCCTCTATAGCCTTATGCAGTACATCCGCAATAagttgaaacaaaagaaaatgatcACTTTGATTTCACTAGATATAGAAGGAGCCTTCGATAGCGCATGGTGGCCCGAAATCCGAGTCCGACTGGCGGAGGAGAACTGTCCGCTGAACTTGAGAAGGGTCATCGACAGCTATCTTAGTGACAGAGAGGTCGTGGTTAGGTATGCGGGAGAACAACACACAAGATCCACAAGAAAGGGTTGTGTCCAAGGTTCCATAGGAGGCCCAATTCTATGGAACTTATTGTTGGACCCCCTCTTGAAGGATCTTGCAAATGGGGGTAGCTACTGCCAGGCCTTCGCAGATGACGTGGTCATGGCGTTTGACGGAAGCACAGCACAGGAGATTGAAGGGCAGGCTAACCCCGCTCTCGAGCGTGTCCGGGCGTGGGGAGTCAAGAGCAAACTTAAGTTTGCTCCACATAAAACAAATGCGTTGCTTATTACAAACAAGCTTAAGTACGACACCCCGCGCCTGGTCATGGGAGGGATAGAGGTTGGTTTTGCGGAGGAAGTGAAACTCCTAGGTGTGACCATAGACAATAAGCTAACATTCAACAGCCATATAACCAATGTTTGCAGGAAAGCTGCGGGGATATACAAGCAACTGACAAAGGCGGCAAAAGTTAGCTGGGGACTTCATCCCGAAGTTGTCAAAACGATTTACGTGGCAACCATAGAGCCAGTGATACTGTATGCCGCGAGCGTATGGGCACCGGCTGCAGAGAAGCTGACGACGCGAAAGAAGTTTGAGGTCATACAGAGAGGCATAGCGCAAAAACAGTGCGGGGCCTACCGCACTGTCTCCCTCAACGCCGCGTTGCTGCTAGCGGGGATGCTCCCACTAGACCTCCGAGTCCGTGAGGCAGCTTTACTTTATGAAGCCAAGAGGGGAGCAAACCTGCCGCAGCTTGGCGACAGGGAGATTGAGCGGAGAGGGTCCGCGCTGGAGACACCACATCCAGCGGAGCAAACCAGCATCGAGTTTGGGATCCTGGCCGATCAGGATGCCCTAAACAAGAACGAGCAATACACAACTAGGATATACACCGACGGGAGCAAGATTGGTGGCAGGGTCGGCGCCGCATTATCTATTTGGCAAGGCGACGCCGAGACTAGGGCCGTCAAGCTTGCGCTCTCGGACTACTGTAGCGTGTATCAGGCCGAGCTCCTAGCCTTACAAGAGGCTACAAGTGTGGCTCTGAACAGTGCGGGGTCTTCTTTTGGGGTCTATAGCGACTCTAGGGCGGCTCTGCAAACCATTTCGAACCATCGTTGCCTCCACCCGCTCGCCATAGCCACAAGAGAGAACTTAACATCAATCTCCCTCCAAGGCAAGGAACTTTCCTTGTTTTGGATAAAGGCACATGCGGGTTTGGATGGCAACGAGAGGGCCGACCAGCTAGCCAAAGAAGCCGCTGTAGCATCCAAAAGAAGACCAAACTATGATCTTTGTCCGGTATCACACATCAAGAGAATCCTTCGAAAGGATTCCCTTGATGTGTGGAACCGGAGGTATGTGGAAGGTACGACCGCGTCGACCACGAAGCTATTCTTCCCCAATGCGGTGGAAGCGTACGGAGTGGTCCGAAAGATGGTCCCGCGCGGCATTATTACCCAGGTATTGACCGGGCATGGTGGATTCTCCGAGTACTTAAATCGCTTTAAGTGCAAGGAGAATCCATCATGCTCCTGCGAACCAGGGGTGCCCGAGACAATTGCCCACCTGCTCCTTGAATGTCCCCAGTATGGAGTGCAGAGGTTTGAcctggaaaataaaatagacatAAAACTAACTAAAGACAATATAAGAGACATAATGATGGGAAAAAATAGAGaaagatttataaaatattgtatagaaGTAGCAAGCAAAaccattgttaaaaataaaaatagataagaaaaagtatgtttaaatgatatactgagtatattagtaataagcatgcaaaatatatagagtataaataaaatagtactaaATGTAAGAGTAAGTAAGAAAATTGTAAGCAAGTAAAATAAGTACCAAACAAAAATGTGTCCGAAAAAGTGTTTACAAATGTTGACaccctaaaaagctgtaatACATTATAGATATAAGATAGTTAAGTTAAAATTGTAAGAATGTAGAATTGTTgggaattataaataaagaacacccGGGGACCCTCTCCCCTCCTATTGTTGAAAGAGCAAGAAAATAGTAAAGCATGGTAACAGAGGACAGCTAGAGAGATAcgatagtatgtaaaagaggaaGGAAAGGAATGTAAgatgaaatataacaataagttaagtaaaaattagatagatagaatagcTAATAATGATAGTAAGAATGAggaagaaagatagaaagaaaaggAATGCAGCATGAAAGTGCGAGAAGGATAAGTGATAGAACTGGAGTGAAACGGTATTGTAAACATAGGCTCCGATCATGTTGGAGGTagtcaggtaaaaaaaaaaaaaaaaaaaaaaaaaaaaaaaaaaaaaaaaaaaaaaaaaaacctaacctaacctaacctaacctaacctaacctaacctaacctaacctaacctaacctaacctaacctaacctaacctaacctaacctaacctaacctaacctaaccctaacctaacctaacctaactaactaacctaacctaacctaacctaacctaacctaacctaacctaacctaacctaacctaacctaacctaacctaacctaacctaaccctaaccttttttttttttttttttttttttttttttacctggggAAATCCTTTACGGACTTCACCGGCCCGGGGAGACCGGTGGGCATGTGGGAATCCCGCCCCAGAAGGGGCGGTGTACCCACTAAAACCCCAGGGTGTTCCTCTTCGCTGCCTTTGTAGCAGCCGGGCTGTGGGAACTGTTAGCATCCATGGCCCGGAAGCGCGACAGTTGTCCATTCTTGGACCCATCTCAGGAGGACAATCCTCCACTCCATCGCTGTAGGCGCGCCGGAACACTTGGCGCGCCTACCAGCTCGGGGACCATAACGGCAGGGGACGGGCATCCCCGTGCCCGTCACCCGCAGTCCCTATTAGGGCGGGAATTGGCGCGGTTATAGCCAACCGCCGTCGCCCAACTCGCCTGCGGCGCATGGGCTGAGAGGTCGGGTCCTCTTCCCGCTCACGCTCCGCTCCCTCTTTTATCGCCATCACCTCCTCGCAGAAGGAGGCCATGGCGATCCACGACCTCTCGCTGTCGGTCATGGATTTAACGACGGCCGGCAGCGAGAGGTCGTTACCTATCACTGCCTTGAGGCTTTCTCGCACACCGTCAAAGGCGGGACACATCTGCAGCGTGTGCTGCGCGGTGTCTTCCGCCCCGCCGCAGTGGTGGCACATTGGTGTTGTCTCCCTCCTTGCGATCTTGCACAGGTACTTGCCGAAGCAGCCATGCCCCGACAGTACCTGCGCTAGATGGAAGGAGACAACACCCCATGTCCTGTCGACCCATCTTTCTAAGACGGGCCGGACTCCCGATATGGTCCAGTGGCCGGCGCTCGGCCGCTCCAGAGCCTCCAGCCATTTCCGGAAGAGAGTTTGGCGGGAGATGTCTCTCCACCGCCTTATCTCTTCCGGACAGGGCCGTTCCCCTCTGGCGCGCGCCTCGGCTACCCGCTGGTAGACGTCGGCTAGCACTTCGGCATCCAGCTCCCACGGTGGGGTGCCCGCCAGTACGCAGGCCGCCTCGAACGAGGTGGTGCGGTACGCCCTCGATACCCTTACCGCCATGACCCTTTGCGGTTGCCGCAGGTGGGTCTTGTTCCGGGCGGAAAGGGCATTTACCCATATGGGTGCCCCGTACAGGGCCATCGACCGCACAACACCTGTATACAGTCGGCGGCAGCCCGCCTTTGGCCCGCCCACGTTCGGGAGCAGCCGGCTCAGTGCCGATGCCGTGCCCACCAGCTTCGGAGCCAAGCGCCGGAAATGTTCTTCGAAGTCCCACCGGCTGTCGAGGACGAGTCCCAGGTACTTCATCGTCCTCCCGACGCCGATGGTGACTCCGCCCACCACTATGCTTGCATTTGCTGGAGGTGCCCTCCGGGGCCCATGAAAGCAAATAGCCTCAGACTTATGGAGGGCAACCTCCAACCCCAGCTTCCGGATTTTCTCCACAACGTGGGCCACGCCGGCAGTGGCCAGCAGGGCCGCGTCGCGAAAGGTGGCACCGCGGGCCGTAACGAGGGTATCGTCGGCGTAACACGTTACGTCGACCCCCCGTAAATTGGCACCACGGAGCACCCAGTCGTAGCCGATGTTCCACAGGAGCGGTCCTAAGACTGACCCCTGTGGGACACCGCACGACATTTCGCGTTCCACCCACTCTCCCTGCGTAGGGTACCGTATCGTCCTCTCGGAGAGATACGACTCCACTACCCTGCGCAGGTACTCCGGTACATTATGGAACCTGAGCGCCTCCTTGATCGTTTCCCAGGGAAGGGTGTTGAACGCGTTGGCTATGTCCAAAGACACGGCCAGCACCACTTCTCCCCGGGAAACTGCATCATCCGCCAGGGCCCTCACCCGCGCGATGGCGTCGATGGTGGATCTGCCCCGACGGAATCCGAACTGGTACGCACTCAGATCCGGCCCTTGCTCCTCCAGGTGGTTTGTAATGCGGGCCGCGACAACCCGCTCAAACAGTTTTGCTCCCTCGTCAAGAAGAACGATCGGCCTATATCCCGAGGGGAGTCAGCCGGTCGCCCTTCCTTACGAAGGAGCACTAACTTGCCGCATTTCCACATACGTGGTATGGTGCCTTGTGCCAGGCACGCGGAGAAAAGTGCTCTCACTTTCGGTTCCAGAGGTCCCAGCGCCAGCACCCAGGCGCGGCCAGGAGTGCCGTCGGGACCAGGGGCAGTGTTTTTGGCTTTAAGCCTCAACACCGCCGCTCCCAGCTCCGTATCGGTCACCTCGGGTGGAAAATCCTCCTCGTGTGAGGACGCAGGAGCCATCCGCGGGGGCCGATGTTCGCCTCTCTGAGGAAATAAGGCTCCCACGATGCTGCTCACGAGGTCCGGCTGGAGACTTTGCGTGAGTGGGGGGGCCCAAGGACGAAGTTTACACCTCACCGACTTGTACGGCCGCCCCCACGGGTCGCTGTTCAATGTCTCCAGCATTTCCTCCTCCGCCAGGTCTTTGGCTCGGCCAATGGCTGCGCTTAGGGCTTGGCTGGCTGCCCTGTAGCTTGCGTATAGCCGCTCTTCTGCCGCTA
This sequence is a window from Choristoneura fumiferana chromosome 10, NRCan_CFum_1, whole genome shotgun sequence. Protein-coding genes within it:
- the LOC141431673 gene encoding uncharacterized protein, which gives rise to MAFDGSTAQEIEGQANPALERVRAWGVKSKLKFAPHKTNALLITNKLKYDTPRLVMGGIEVGFAEEVKLLGVTIDNKLTFNSHITNVCRKAAGIYKQLTKAAKVSWGLHPEVVKTIYVATIEPVILYAASVWAPAAEKLTTRKKFEVIQRGIAQKQCGAYRTVSLNAALLLAGMLPLDLRVREAALLYEAKRGANLPQLGDREIERRGSALETPHPAEQTSIEFGILADQDALNKNEQYTTRIYTDGSKIGGRVGAALSIWQGDAETRAVKLALSDYCSVYQAELLALQEATSVALNSAGSSFGVYSDSRAALQTISNHRCLHPLAIATRENLTSISLQGKELSLFWIKAHAGLDGNERADQLAKEAAVASKRRPNYDLCPVSHIKRILRKDSLDVWNRRYVEGTTASTTKLFFPNAVEAYGVVRKMVPRGIITQVLTGHGGFSEYLNRFKCKENPSCSCEPGVPETIAHLLLECPQYGVQRFDLENKIDIKLTKDNIRDIMMGKNRERFIKYCIEVASKTIVKNKNR